In Aegilops tauschii subsp. strangulata cultivar AL8/78 chromosome 3, Aet v6.0, whole genome shotgun sequence, one genomic interval encodes:
- the LOC109748909 gene encoding uncharacterized protein, giving the protein MAESQSLDAFAGRLGGMAARYAALGSTLEDAALVKKLLDSVPNRLYAAVAGIEQFCDVGTMLFEDALGRLKAFDERLRRRDQAGGEGADGQLLYTAAQWRARERRRSGARGDDDDDVRSEASRFGGNRRGRCYKCGERGHFKRECPQLKKAPAAERALLVDDVEDAGLL; this is encoded by the coding sequence ATGGCGGAGTCACAGTCCCTGGACGCGTTCGCCGGGAGGCTTGGTGGCATGGCGGCGCGCTACGCGGCGCTGGGCTCGACCCTGGAGGACGCGGCGCTTGTCAAGAAGCTGCTCGACTCGGTGCCGAACCGTTTGTACGCGGCGGTGGCAGGGATCGAGCAGTTCTGCGACGTCGGCACGATGCTGTTCGAGGACGCGTTGGGGCGGCTGAAGGCATTTGACGAGCGGCTGCGGCGACGCGATCAGGCAGGCGGCGAGGGCGCGGACGGGCAGCTGCTGTACACCGCGGCACAGTGGCGTGCGCGCGAGCGGCGTCGGAGCGgtgcacgcggagacgacgacgacgacgtgcGCAGCGAGGCGTCGCGCTTCGGCGGGAACCGGCGCGGTCGCTGCTACAAGTGCGGCGAACGGGGGCATTTCAAGCGCGAGTGCCCGCAGCTCAAgaaggcgccggcggcggagcgAGCCCTGCTCGTGGACGATGTCGAGGACGCCGGGCTGCTCTGA